From the Fusobacterium perfoetens ATCC 29250 genome, one window contains:
- the hemC gene encoding hydroxymethylbilane synthase, protein MDWIIGGTKDSRNFIEKILKSENFSKDFIVTVVTDYGKKLLEDYGINILVKSMDKNQMEKFIISNSITRVFDFSHPYAINVSENIIEVSKKFNIEYYRFQREDIEKTNIQNNFLYFSNIQEIIDYIKNISENILVTLGSNQIENFSSLPNLKNIYFRILPTKVSVEKLENSNIMAKNIIALQGPFSKEFNKAIFKNYNIKYLITKESGNIGGELEKLESAIEENIKVLILKRPLLNYPWITSDMSQIIKVYQERKNMKKNFVIGTRGSILALAQTEIVKNILENKYPNYTFEIKKIVTTGDKDLTTNWGSGGTSIKSFFTKEIEKELLENTIDFAVHSMKDMPSENPKGLVFSGVPQREDNRDVFISKSGLKLSELPKNPIIGTSSLRRGECIKVLRPDAIIKPLRGNIHTRLRKLEEENYDGIVLAGAGLIRTGLENRITEFFNIEDVIPAPAQGALCIQYKEENTEVKEILDSISCKTTTEIIKLERQFSKIFDGGCHTPIGCSIKLITDNDCEKFIEVIGMYCFNNKVLKKKIRGPLRCGDILINNLAESLKGDIDE, encoded by the coding sequence TTGGATTATAGGTGGTACAAAAGATTCTAGAAATTTTATAGAAAAAATTTTAAAATCAGAAAATTTTTCAAAAGATTTTATTGTAACTGTTGTTACTGATTATGGAAAAAAATTATTAGAAGATTATGGTATAAATATTTTAGTAAAATCTATGGATAAAAATCAGATGGAAAAATTTATTATTTCTAATTCAATAACTAGAGTTTTTGATTTTAGTCATCCCTATGCAATAAATGTATCTGAAAATATAATTGAAGTTTCTAAGAAGTTTAATATTGAGTATTATAGATTTCAGAGAGAAGATATAGAAAAAACTAATATTCAAAATAATTTTTTATATTTTTCAAATATTCAAGAAATAATAGATTATATAAAAAATATTTCAGAAAATATTTTAGTAACTTTAGGAAGTAATCAAATAGAAAATTTTTCCTCTCTTCCAAATTTAAAAAATATATATTTTAGAATTTTGCCAACTAAAGTTTCTGTTGAAAAATTAGAAAACTCTAATATAATGGCAAAAAATATAATTGCATTACAAGGACCTTTCTCAAAAGAGTTTAATAAAGCTATTTTTAAAAATTATAATATTAAATATCTTATCACTAAAGAAAGTGGAAATATTGGTGGAGAACTAGAGAAATTAGAAAGTGCCATTGAAGAAAATATAAAAGTTCTTATATTAAAAAGACCTCTTTTGAATTATCCTTGGATAACTTCAGATATGAGTCAAATAATAAAGGTTTATCAAGAAAGGAAAAATATGAAAAAAAATTTTGTAATAGGAACTAGAGGAAGTATATTAGCTCTTGCTCAAACAGAAATAGTAAAAAATATTCTTGAAAATAAATATCCAAATTATACTTTTGAAATAAAAAAAATAGTTACAACAGGAGATAAAGATTTAACAACTAATTGGGGAAGTGGTGGAACTTCTATAAAAAGTTTTTTTACAAAAGAGATTGAAAAAGAGTTACTTGAAAATACAATAGATTTTGCTGTTCATTCAATGAAGGACATGCCAAGTGAAAATCCAAAAGGACTTGTATTTAGCGGAGTACCTCAAAGAGAGGACAACAGAGATGTTTTTATTTCAAAATCTGGTTTAAAGTTAAGTGAGTTACCAAAAAATCCAATTATTGGAACAAGTTCTTTAAGAAGAGGGGAGTGTATAAAAGTTTTAAGACCAGATGCAATAATAAAACCTCTTCGTGGAAATATTCATACTAGACTTAGAAAATTAGAAGAAGAAAATTATGATGGAATAGTTTTAGCAGGTGCTGGACTTATTAGGACAGGGTTAGAAAATAGAATTACAGAATTTTTTAATATAGAAGATGTTATTCCAGCTCCAGCTCAAGGAGCTTTGTGTATTCAATATAAAGAAGAGAATACAGAAGTAAAAGAGATATTAGATAGTATATCTTGTAAAACTACTACTGAAATCATAAAACTTGAAAGACAATTTTCTAAAATATTTGATGGTGGTTGTCATACTCCAATAGGTTGTAGTATAAAACTTATAACAGATAATGATTGTGAAAAATTTATTGAAGTTATTGGAATGTATTGTTTTAATAATAAAGTTTTAAAGAAAAAAATCAGAGGACCTTTAAGATGTGGAGATATTTTAATTAATAATCTTGCTGAAAGCTTAAAAGGTGATATTGATGAATAA
- the cobA gene encoding uroporphyrinogen-III C-methyltransferase: MNKGKVFFIGAGPGDFELLTLKGKRYLEMADCVIYDRLVNKRILSFVNNDAELIYLGKENTEGGTLQKIINDTLVEKALSGNFKNIVRLKGGDSFVFGRGGEEIEALNKYNIEFELVPGITSAISVPEYSGIPVTHRNIARSFHVFTGSTADGEGIQNFEIISKLEGTLIFLMGVKNLENICDGLIKNGKNPNTPIGIIEKGTTTNQKTYTTILKDIDKIVDKVTPPAIVIVGEVVNKREMYNWFEKKPLFGKKIIVTREKTQGEIFSREIEKKGGESILLPTIKLTDSMDKFDYSTLKNYQGIMFNSPNGVDFFFKHIPDIRIISNIKIGAIGSKTASQLKKYKIIPNIVPEEYLSENLAKSMTEITEENDNILIITSDVSPISEKELSEKYKRNFKKFIGYFNSKIEMKREILERNLKNATHITFFSGSAVENFFSNLEEISLLPNEIKIISLGPSTTKVIKKYIDKNIIQCEVYTSEEVLKVLESN, encoded by the coding sequence ATGAATAAAGGAAAAGTTTTTTTTATAGGAGCAGGTCCTGGAGATTTTGAACTTCTTACTTTAAAAGGAAAAAGATATTTAGAAATGGCTGATTGTGTCATTTATGATAGATTAGTAAATAAAAGAATTTTATCCTTTGTAAATAATGATGCTGAACTTATATATTTGGGAAAAGAAAATACAGAGGGGGGAACTTTACAAAAAATTATAAATGATACTTTAGTTGAAAAAGCTCTTTCTGGAAATTTCAAAAATATAGTGAGATTAAAGGGTGGAGATTCCTTTGTTTTTGGTAGAGGTGGAGAAGAAATTGAAGCTCTTAATAAATATAATATAGAATTTGAACTTGTACCAGGAATAACATCAGCTATAAGTGTTCCTGAATATAGTGGAATTCCTGTTACACATAGAAATATAGCTAGGTCTTTTCATGTATTTACAGGTTCTACTGCTGATGGAGAGGGAATACAAAACTTTGAAATAATCAGTAAATTAGAAGGAACTTTAATATTTTTAATGGGAGTTAAAAATTTAGAAAATATTTGTGATGGACTTATAAAAAATGGAAAAAATCCTAATACTCCCATAGGAATTATTGAAAAAGGAACTACCACAAATCAAAAAACTTATACAACTATTTTAAAAGATATAGATAAGATTGTAGACAAAGTAACTCCTCCAGCTATTGTTATAGTAGGAGAGGTTGTTAATAAAAGAGAAATGTATAATTGGTTTGAGAAGAAACCTCTTTTTGGAAAAAAAATAATTGTTACTAGAGAGAAAACTCAAGGAGAAATTTTTTCAAGGGAAATTGAAAAAAAAGGTGGAGAAAGTATACTTCTTCCTACAATAAAACTAACTGACTCAATGGATAAATTTGATTATTCTACTTTAAAAAATTATCAAGGAATTATGTTTAATTCTCCTAATGGAGTGGATTTCTTTTTTAAACATATTCCAGATATAAGAATTATTTCAAATATAAAAATAGGAGCTATTGGAAGTAAAACAGCAAGTCAATTAAAAAAATATAAAATAATACCAAATATAGTTCCAGAAGAATATTTAAGTGAAAATTTAGCAAAGTCTATGACAGAGATAACAGAGGAAAATGATAATATTTTAATAATTACTTCTGATGTTTCACCTATATCAGAAAAAGAATTATCAGAAAAATATAAAAGAAATTTTAAAAAATTTATAGGATATTTCAATTCTAAAATTGAAATGAAAAGAGAAATATTAGAGAGAAATTTAAAAAATGCTACTCATATTACTTTTTTTAGTGGTTCTGCTGTAGAGAATTTCTTTTCTAATTTAGAAGAGATATCTTTATTACCTAATGAAATAAAAATTATTTCATTAGGACCATCTACAACAAAAGTAATAAAAAAATATATAGATAAAAATATTATTCAATGCGAAGTTTATACAAGTGAAGAAGTTTTAAAAGTTTTAGAAAGTAATTAA